Proteins co-encoded in one Macrobrachium nipponense isolate FS-2020 chromosome 24, ASM1510439v2, whole genome shotgun sequence genomic window:
- the LOC135202969 gene encoding uncharacterized protein LOC135202969, with amino-acid sequence MFSVQIDATQDITSQDQCAVVLRYVIDVIHERLLAVVNGEATTGEYFVQILKNVLEKLELDVSNCIGNATDGASNIQGHYRGFSALLSSHSPNHGHVWCYAHVLNLVLAETTGAVIASTSLFKLLNGIAVFIRESYKRMIIWVNENESSRHQSLSPIGETRWWAKDNASRKIFGNFGKPDNALYTDVLLTVAIIQKHENMKSDVRSKAKAYTESLLKYETILTAQIFLRIFEQTNPLSKYLQTKRIVATTKESLDKINRDFGGIKVVADNFVCWANEQLEDEENADLELEVQTELPLKIVRKKKTMPGENAYDERLNDAERAYEVEVYNPILDKVTQSFSDQFPSHGTLYNDLSILDPRNFDQLKNSNVEEYESLFKELSKPLLKFDSRATAENWKME; translated from the coding sequence ATGTTCTCTGTGCAGATTGATGCAACACAGGATATTACCTCGCAGGACCAGTGTGCTGTTGTTCTTAGGTATGTCATAGATGTCATTCATGAAAGACTCCTTGCAGTTGTGAATGGTGAAGCAACTACAGGAGAGTATTTTGTTCAAATTTTGAAGAATGTCCTAGAAAAACTTGAACTGGATGTAAGTAATTGCATTGGTAATGCCACAGATGGAGCTTCCAACATTCAGGGGCATTATAGGGGATTTTCTGCTTTACTTTCTTCCCATTCACCCAATCACGGACATGTATGGTGTTATGCACATGTTTTGAATTTAGTACTGGCAGAAACAACTGGAGCAGTAATAGCAAGTACCTCGCTTTTCAAATTATTGAATGGTATTGCAGTCTTCATCAGAGAATCTTATAAGAGAATGATTATTTGGGTGAATGAAAACGAAAGTTCTCGCCATCAAAGCCTCTCTCCTATCGGAGAAACACGCTGGTGGGCTAAAGATAATGCTTcaagaaaaatatttggaaacttTGGCAAGCCTGATAATGCCCTATACACAGATGTTCTGCTAACTGTGGCTAtcatacaaaaacatgaaaatatgaaatcagaTGTTCGCAGCAAAGCCAAAGCATACACTGAATCACTACTCAAATATGAAACCATACTGACTGCTCAAATATTTCTTCGTATATTTGAGCAGACTAATCCCCTGTCGaaatatttacaaacaaaaagAATAGTTGCTACTACTAAAGAGAGTCTGGATAAAATAAACAGAGATTTTGGAGGTATTAAGGTGGTTGCAGATAATTTTGTTTGTTGGGCTAATGAACAGCTAGAAGATGAAGAGAACGCAGATTTGGAGTTGGAGGTGCAGACAGAATTGCCACTGAAAATagttagaaagaagaaaacgatgcCTGGCGAGAATGCTTATGATGAAAGGCTGAATGACGCAGAGAGGGCTTATGAAGTTGAGGTATATAATCCAATATTGGACAAAGTCACACAGAGCTTCAGTGATCAATTTCCTTCTCATGGGACTCTTTACAACGATTTATCGATTCTAGACCCAAGAAATTTTGATCAGCTAAAGAACAGCAATGTTGAAGAGTATGAGTCTTTATTTAAAGAACTCAGTAAGCCATTGCTTAAGTTCGACAGCCGGGCAACAGCTGAAAACTGGAAGATGGAATGA